From Amphritea atlantica, a single genomic window includes:
- the ribE gene encoding 6,7-dimethyl-8-ribityllumazine synthase, which produces MSVQYIEGDFLTGNGQYAIVVGRFNSFVVESLLEGAIDTLKRHGIAEEKIRVIRVPGAFEIPLAVQKIADQKKDDAIIALGAVIRGGTPHFEYVSGESSKGVAQVSLDSGIPVANGILTVNSIEQAIERSGTKAGNKGAEAALSALEMVSLLRQLEV; this is translated from the coding sequence ATGTCAGTTCAGTATATTGAAGGTGATTTTCTGACCGGAAATGGTCAGTACGCGATAGTTGTTGGGCGTTTTAACAGTTTTGTTGTCGAAAGCCTGCTGGAAGGTGCAATTGATACCCTCAAGCGCCACGGTATTGCAGAGGAAAAAATCCGCGTGATTCGGGTTCCGGGTGCATTTGAGATCCCGTTAGCGGTTCAGAAGATCGCCGATCAGAAAAAAGATGACGCAATCATTGCGTTGGGTGCGGTTATCCGTGGCGGTACTCCGCACTTTGAATACGTTTCCGGTGAGAGCTCTAAAGGTGTGGCTCAGGTGTCTCTGGACTCGGGTATTCCTGTGGCTAACGGTATTCTGACCGTTAATTCTATTGAGCAGGCGATTGAGCGTTCCGGTACTAAAGCAGGCAATAAAGGTGCAGAAGCTGCACTGTCTGCGCTGGAAATGGTTAGTCTGCTGCGTCAGCTTGAGGTTTAA